GTCAATTCTTTGCGATTGTTTGCAATTTGCAACTCAGCGCAACTCAGTCGCCCGGAAAGTCGCCGAAGGGGTTTTCCGCTTCCTTTGCTTCCGTGCGCAGATTGTATTCAGCGCGTACCGCCTGGAGCACTGCTGCAATGTCCCGCTCGAATCCTGCGGCGTTGCCGAAGTGCTTCATATCCCAATTGCAGCCGGTTTTGTCGGGCTCTTGCAGCTGCGGACGAGGAACGCGAATCTTGACGCCGTCTTCGACGACTTCCTGAAGACGATGCAGTCGCCGGTTCACTTCCTGCTGTAGCTGGGACGCGTTGAGTGTCTTGCGTATCATGTTGAAATTCGCCTCGAAATCTCAGGCTATATGGTACCGGAGGAGACATCACCATGAACACATTCCGCTTTCAGACCGTGCCGACGCTCGTCGTCGAATATGGCGCCGCACGTCGCCTCGGCAGTTTGCTGCGTGAGCAGTTTCCGGCGCTGACGCGCCTGTGTGTTGTCACGGATAGCTTTCTGCATCGCAGCGGTCTGTTGAATCCCGCCCTGGCCGATCTCGCCGCCCACGGCTGGCAGGTCACCGTGATCGACGATGTGATCGCCGATCCGCCCGAACATATCGTGCTGGAAGCCACTTCGTGGGCGCGTGACGCAAACGCCGAGATTGTGCTGGGCCTGGGCGGCGGCTCCTCGATGGACGTGGCGAAGCTGCTGGCCGTGCTGGTGCCGCAAGACCAGCAAACGCTTGGCGAAATGTACGGCGTCAACAAGGTCGAAGTGGCGCGCTTGCCGCTCGTGCAGATGCCTACCACGGCAGGCACTGGCTCCGAGGTGACCGCGGTTTCGATCGTCACCGTTGGCGAAGCGAAAAAGATGGGCGTCGTGGCGCCGCAGCTGATCGCCGACCTGGCCATTCTGGACGCAGAACTCACGCTCGGACTGCCTGCCGCTGCGACCGCGGCGACCGGCATCGATGCGATGGTGCATGCCATCGAGGCGTACACGTCGGTGCGTCTGAAGAACCCAATCTCGGACATGCTTGCCGTGAAAGCGCTCCAATTGCTGTCGAGCAATCTGCTGCCTGCCTGCGAGAATGGCCAGGACCGCGCGGCGCGCGAGGCGATGCTGCTCGGCGCGACGTTTGCCGGTCAGGCCTTCGCCAACTCGCCGGTGGCGGCGGTGCATGCGTTGGCCTATCCGATCGGCGGTATCTATCATGTGCCGCATGGTCTTTCCAACGCACTCGTGCTGCCGCACGTGCTGCGCTTCAACGCGGAGGCGGCGGCGCATCTGTACGCCGAACTAGCCGGTGTGATCGTGCCGGCAGCGAGCGGTAGCGACGCTAGCCGTACCCAGGCCTTGATCGAGCATATAGAACACCTGATTGCCGCGACGGGGATACCTGCGACGCTGCGGGCGGTGGGCATCGAACGTAGCGGTCTCGAACGGATGGCCAGCGACGCGATGCTGCAGACGCGCTTGCTCGTCAATAATCCCCGGGTCGTTTCGGAGGCCGATGCATTGGCTATCTATACTTCTGCATTCTGATTCACCCGAGTTGCTGAGGCCGCCCGCGCACTGCTACATTTGCAGCGCGCGGCGGCCCGCCGCGCATGCCACGCTGTAGAAAACTCCAACCAGATAAATCATGCGCTCACTATTTGCTCGCTGCTTCTTTGGGGCTGTTTTATTCCTCGCGGCATTGTCAGGCGCGTGCGGTGGCGGCGGAGGCACGCAGAGCTCTTCCGGCAGTTCCACCGGCAGTGCCGGCACGACTTCCAGCGCCACCAGTGCGGTCACGCTGAGCGGCTCGACCAACGTGTCGATTGCGGCCGCGCGAAACCTTCCGGCCTCTGCGGTGTGGGCGGTGTACTACGGCACCGCGGCACAAGCCAATCCTACCCAACTGGCTTCGAGCTTCAACGTGATCGTCATCGACGCCGATCCGGGCACGGGCAGTCCCAACTTCACGCCCGCGCAGATTACCGCGCTCAAGGCAAAAGGGG
The sequence above is drawn from the Paraburkholderia phenazinium genome and encodes:
- a CDS encoding iron-containing alcohol dehydrogenase — translated: MNTFRFQTVPTLVVEYGAARRLGSLLREQFPALTRLCVVTDSFLHRSGLLNPALADLAAHGWQVTVIDDVIADPPEHIVLEATSWARDANAEIVLGLGGGSSMDVAKLLAVLVPQDQQTLGEMYGVNKVEVARLPLVQMPTTAGTGSEVTAVSIVTVGEAKKMGVVAPQLIADLAILDAELTLGLPAAATAATGIDAMVHAIEAYTSVRLKNPISDMLAVKALQLLSSNLLPACENGQDRAAREAMLLGATFAGQAFANSPVAAVHALAYPIGGIYHVPHGLSNALVLPHVLRFNAEAAAHLYAELAGVIVPAASGSDASRTQALIEHIEHLIAATGIPATLRAVGIERSGLERMASDAMLQTRLLVNNPRVVSEADALAIYTSAF